The following proteins come from a genomic window of Portunus trituberculatus isolate SZX2019 chromosome 35, ASM1759143v1, whole genome shotgun sequence:
- the LOC123513347 gene encoding mpv17-like protein 2 isoform X1: MLRKAQHLWSRLFGRYLWITNTVTSGGMLAIGDAIQQQLEHARGVGTKHNYDVERTGRLFLVGVSQGPPHHVFYIWLDKVLPQKTGKVILKKIMADQFLAAPFFAVTFFLVAGLLEGHSFAESWKEFKKKFPAVYAFDWFLWPPSQAINFYLVPAPYRVLYINVVTVIWDVFLSYMKHKDQVGKIMKDEF, translated from the exons atGTTGAGAAAAGCTCAGCATTTATGGTCACGGTTGTTTGGCCGTTATCTATGGATAACTAACACTGTGACTTCTGGTGGTATGTTGGCCATTGGTGATGCCATTCAGCAGCAGCTAGAGCATGCCAGGGGTGTGGGCACCAAACATAATTATGATGTTGAAAGGACCGGCAGATTATTTCTGGTCGGGGTGAGTCAGGGACCCCCACACCATGTCTTCTACATCTGGCTTGACAAA GTGCTGCCGCAAAAGACTGGGAAAGTGattttaaaaaaaatcatggcagACCAGTTTCTTGCTGCACCTTTCTTTGCAGTGACCTTCTTCCTTGTAGCTGGACTGCTTGAAGGACACTCATTTGCTGAATCCTGGAAGGAATTTAAGAAGAAATTTCCTGCAGTTTATGCT TTTGACTGGTTTCTCTGGCCACCATCGCAGGCCATCAACTTTTACTTGGTGCCAGCTCCCTACAGAGTGCTCTACATAAATGTTGTTACAGTGATCTGGgatgtctttctctcttatatgAAGCACAAG gACCAGGTGGGAAAAATCATGAAAGATGAATTTTGA
- the LOC123513280 gene encoding uncharacterized protein LOC123513280: protein MLYKNYLALHNPKPFLNKYPSQKQHQLNFCDLCLVNFTLLWWQETMPVACSRHAETSLPSLSHRHSTFLVRSYTKLASSLRCHVLHSLLRHGREPLHGPLPYQAHTPFVDRALSFAILRATPHFLILEKTSPLGPWYPLSSSVSLSLHTSTQWSKAGCQVQGRTLFTSLLHSRYHTHFHIYTDGSCLTSPPSVGAAIYIPSRSLATAWRLLATASITTAELFAIKEGLQFATTLAAPCKIALFSDSLSALQIINSHRPHSHHNLTLIIHHLILHLTSLGHTIHLQWVPSHVSVMGNMVADRAAAEAHTHPSPIDLATDQTDFLTDLKTACRRHWYTTLTDALQHTSVGQIR, encoded by the exons ATGCTCTACAAAAATTACTTAGCACTTCATAATCCAAAACCATTCCTGAATAAATATCCATCACAAAAGCAGCACCAACTAAACTTCTGTGACCTCTG TTTGGTGAACTTCACTCTCCTCTGGTGGCAGGAGACTATGCCTGTAGCTTGCAGCAGACAC GCAGagacttccctcccctccctgtcacaCAGACACTCCACCTTCCTTGTTCGGAGCTACACCAAACTTGCCTCCTCCCTTAGGTGTCAtgtcctccactccctccttcgGCATGGCAGGGAGCCACTTCATGGCCCCTTGCCATATCAAGCACACACACCCTTTGTAGACAGAGCCCTCTCCTTTGCAATTCTCCGAGCGACTCCCCATTTTCTCATCCTCGAAAAAACTTCTCCTCTGGGCCCTTGgtaccctctctcttcctcagtctCTCTGTCCCTTCACACATCCACACAATGGTCCAAAGCTGGCTGCCAAGTGCAGGGCAGGACCCtattcacctccctcctccactcacggTACCACACCCACTTCCATATCTACACTGACGGCTCCTGCCTCACTAGCCCTCCATCCGTCGGTGCAGCCATTTACATCCCCTCCAGGTCCCTTGCCACTGCCTGGCGGTTACTGGCCACTGCCTCCATCACCACAGCGGAACTGTTCGCCATCAAAGAGGGCCTTCAATTTGCCACCACCCTTGCTGCCCCTTGCAAAATAGCCCTCttttcagactctctctctgccctccaaATCATAAATTCCCACCGCCCACACTCCCACCACAACCTCACCCTTATCATTCAtcacctcatcctccacctGACCTCCCTGGGACACACCATCCATCTTCAGTGGGTGCCGTCCCATGTCAGTGTCATGGGAAACATGGTGGCTGACAGGGCAGCAGCAGAGGCACACACCCATCCCTCCCCTATTGACTTAGCTACTGACCAGACAGACTTCCTAACTGACCTCAAGACAGCCTGCAGGAGACACTGGTATACAACATTGACTGACGCTTTACAGCACACCTCAGTGGGACAAATTAGATAG
- the LOC123513278 gene encoding uncharacterized protein LOC123513278: MVLNIKELNKYVPYKHFKMENFEQVIRLINAGDYLASVDLKHAYYSVRIAEEQQRYLCFKWDGIFYQFTCLPNGFSEGPRIFTKLMKPVFAALRGMGYTITSFIDDSLLCNQSRAGCIACINDTIALLQKLGFCINSKKSVLVPTRCIEYLGNVINTTSMTVSLPERRVLKVMTACTDLIKKSSARIREVARVIGLLVAAFPAVKFGKLHYRHLEKEKIAALQTGFGDFELWMPITDAMKADLQWWLDNVATQVQKIFTSGTEIDLYTDASTLGLGDHLQHRSTSGSWSMVEKSLHINALELKAILFALQAFHLEPKGKRVGFL; this comes from the coding sequence ATGGTTCTAAACATAAAGGAGCTTAACAAATATGTCCCTTATAAACACTTTAAGATGGAGAATTTTGAGCAGGTCATTAGACTGATCAATGCTGGGGATTATCTTGCTTCTGTGGACCTTAAACATGCCTATTACTCTGTTAGGATTGCGGAAGAGCAGCAGAGGTATTTATGCTTTAAGTGGGATGGCATTTTCTATCAGTTCACGTGTCTCCCTAATGGCTTTTCAGAGGGCCCGAGGATTTTTACTAAGTTGATGAAGCCTGTGTTTGCTGCGCTCAGGGGTATGGGTTACACCATTACTAGCTTTATAGATGACAGTCTGTTGTGTAATCAGTCTAGGGCAGGTTGCATTGCTTGCATTAATGACACCATTGCTCTTTTGCAGAAGTTAGGTTTCTGCATTAACAGTAAGAAGTCTGTGTTGGTCCCTACCAGGTGTATTGAGTACTTAGGAAATGTGATTAATACTACTTCTATGACAGTTTCTTTACCTGAACGCAGGGTTCTCAAGGTTATGACTGCTTGTACGGATCTTATAAAAAAGTCCTCAGCTAGGATCCGGGAGGTAGCTAGGGTTATTGGTCTACTGGTGGCTGCCTTCCCGGCTGTGAAATTTGGCAAGTTGCATTACAGGCacttagagaaagagaaaattgcaGCTTTACAGACAGGCTTTGGAGACTTTGAGCTCTGGATGCCCATAACAGATGCTATGAAGGCTGACCTGCAATGGTGGCTTGATAATGTTGCTACACAGGTTCAAAAAATTTTTACTTCTGGCACTGAGATTGATTTGTATACGGATGCCTCCACTCTAGGTTTGGGTGACCATCTCCAACATAGGTCTACATCTGGCAGTTGGTCAATGGTTGAGAAGTCCCTGCATATTAATGCTCTGGAACTTAAGGCTATTTTATTTGCCCTTCAGGCTTTTCATCTTGAACCAAAAGGGAAACGTGTGGGTTTTTTGTGA
- the LOC123513277 gene encoding uncharacterized protein LOC123513277, which produces MPYIAQISISYMVHSSFVMEGKRVKVPLYQVSELEYFILSEDPGGDEVGVVRVRHHPLCLEPPLPTTHLHHHQATALHLRLHSTPLHLRLSLTALHLRLHRTPLHLRLSLTALHFRLHHTPLHLCLSLTALHLHHHSTTTQEIQGEISRTPVLAELKFMSPLHNLSLKDLTLKLVMLMALTHAARVQTLHLLILTDISVAQSYITLRLRGTLKQARPGFNVCEVQFKAYSQDASLCVCATLRHYLERTEFVNGDHWNVGYSPSGEAQKDRLLGTHRQAPTGSPRVDKIKPTLK; this is translated from the exons ATGCCATATATTGCGCAAATTTCTATAAGCTATATGGTCCATTCATCTTTCGTCATGGAGGGCAAGAGGGTGAAGGTGCCCTTATACCAGGTGTCGGAGCTGGAGTACTTCATTTTA TCTGAGGATCCTGGTGGGGATGAAGTAGGGGTGGTGAGGGTCCGCCACCACCCTCTATGCCTGGAACCACCACTCCCCACTacccatcttcaccaccaccaggccacagccctccacctccgacttcacagcactcccctccacctccgcctttccctcacagccctccacctccggcttcaccgcactcccctccacctccgcctttccctcacagccctccacttCCGGCTTCACcacactcccctccacctctgcctttccctcacagccctccacctccaccatcacagcaccaccacccaagaGATTCAGGGAGAAATCTCCCgaact CCAGTTCTTGCAGAACTTAAATTTATGTCCCCCTTGCACAACTTGTCCCTTAAGGACCTTACCCTTAAGCTTGTTATGTTGATGGCGCTGACCCATGCAGCAAGGGTGCAGactttgcatttgttaattCTTACTGACATTAGTGTTGCTCAGTCCTATATTACTCTGAGATTGCGTGGTACTCTTAAGCAAGCCAGGCCGGGTTTCAATGTGTGTGAAGTTCAATTTAAGGCTTATTCTCAGGATGCTAGTTTATGTGTCTGTGCCACTTTAAGGCATTATCTGGAGAGGACTGAG TTCGTCAATGGTGACCATTGGAATGTTGGGTATTCACCTtctggtgaagcacagaaggatAGACTTCTGGGCACTCACCGTCAGGCCCCAACGGGCAGTCCAAGAGTGGACAAGATCAAGCCCACACTGAAGTGA
- the LOC123513347 gene encoding mpv17-like protein 2 isoform X2, translating into MLRKAQHLWSRLFGRYLWITNTVTSGGMLAIGDAIQQQLEHARGVGTKHNYDVERTGRLFLVGVLPQKTGKVILKKIMADQFLAAPFFAVTFFLVAGLLEGHSFAESWKEFKKKFPAVYAFDWFLWPPSQAINFYLVPAPYRVLYINVVTVIWDVFLSYMKHKDQVGKIMKDEF; encoded by the exons atGTTGAGAAAAGCTCAGCATTTATGGTCACGGTTGTTTGGCCGTTATCTATGGATAACTAACACTGTGACTTCTGGTGGTATGTTGGCCATTGGTGATGCCATTCAGCAGCAGCTAGAGCATGCCAGGGGTGTGGGCACCAAACATAATTATGATGTTGAAAGGACCGGCAGATTATTTCTGGTCGGG GTGCTGCCGCAAAAGACTGGGAAAGTGattttaaaaaaaatcatggcagACCAGTTTCTTGCTGCACCTTTCTTTGCAGTGACCTTCTTCCTTGTAGCTGGACTGCTTGAAGGACACTCATTTGCTGAATCCTGGAAGGAATTTAAGAAGAAATTTCCTGCAGTTTATGCT TTTGACTGGTTTCTCTGGCCACCATCGCAGGCCATCAACTTTTACTTGGTGCCAGCTCCCTACAGAGTGCTCTACATAAATGTTGTTACAGTGATCTGGgatgtctttctctcttatatgAAGCACAAG gACCAGGTGGGAAAAATCATGAAAGATGAATTTTGA